From Kineosporia succinea, the proteins below share one genomic window:
- a CDS encoding DUF2516 family protein yields the protein MDALGNLQGLLTLTIGVLALGVQAFALVDALRQRTDAFTAAGKLTKPLWLTILGVATAIGVIFVFNPFSFFDLIAFVAAAVYLVDVRPAIKSITGGGNSGPYGRW from the coding sequence ATGGACGCGCTGGGTAATCTCCAAGGCCTTCTGACGCTCACCATCGGTGTGCTGGCTCTGGGTGTGCAGGCCTTCGCCCTCGTCGACGCGCTGCGTCAGCGCACCGACGCGTTCACGGCCGCGGGCAAGCTCACCAAGCCGCTGTGGCTGACCATCCTGGGTGTGGCCACGGCGATCGGCGTGATCTTCGTGTTCAACCCGTTCAGCTTCTTCGACCTGATCGCCTTCGTGGCCGCGGCCGTGTACCTGGTCGACGTGCGCCCCGCGATCAAGTCGATCACCGGCGGCGGCAACAGCGGCCCCTACGGCCGCTGGTAG
- a CDS encoding RsiG family protein, whose protein sequence is MTEYMPGGRRRIDRVLAPEFVDGLDGLELEEVRARRAEADQEEVDLSYARRLLQGRIDILRAEQQRRSGDGSDAPVFGNRTDEAIAETLKKILGAEKRSDRGMGRHMAAEPSRVGEHRREAERAVSDVSASDLDMPDADLEAAIQKLHDVEGRVSRSRKQVQHVVDALTAEVARRYQLDQVALGF, encoded by the coding sequence ATGACCGAGTACATGCCCGGAGGGCGTCGCCGGATCGACCGGGTGCTCGCTCCGGAGTTCGTGGACGGGCTCGACGGGCTCGAGCTCGAAGAGGTCAGGGCCCGCCGCGCCGAGGCCGACCAGGAAGAGGTCGACCTCTCCTACGCCCGCCGCCTGCTGCAGGGGCGCATCGACATCCTGCGCGCCGAGCAACAGCGCCGCAGCGGTGACGGCTCCGACGCCCCGGTGTTCGGCAACCGCACCGACGAGGCGATCGCCGAGACGCTGAAGAAGATCCTCGGGGCCGAGAAGCGCAGCGACCGCGGCATGGGCCGGCACATGGCGGCCGAGCCGAGCCGGGTGGGCGAGCACCGCCGCGAGGCCGAGCGCGCCGTGTCCGACGTCAGCGCCTCCGACCTCGACATGCCCGACGCCGATCTCGAGGCCGCGATCCAGAAGCTGCACGACGTCGAGGGCCGGGTCTCCCGCTCCCGCAAGCAGGTTCAGCACGTGGTCGACGCGCTGACCGCCGAGGTCGCCCGGCGCTACCAGCTCGACCAGGTCGCCCTGGGCTTCTGA
- the dtd gene encoding D-aminoacyl-tRNA deacylase produces MRAVVQRALSGRVTVEGEEVGALDGPGLVVLLGATHGDGPGQVATIARKIATLRILRDEKAAVDVGAGVLLISQFTLYADTAKGRRPSWNQAAPGPVAQPLVDAVAEALRCEHGLKVATGRFGADMQVELVNDGPVTILLEA; encoded by the coding sequence GTGAGAGCAGTCGTTCAGCGGGCGTTGTCGGGGCGGGTCACGGTCGAGGGTGAAGAGGTCGGTGCCCTCGACGGGCCCGGTCTGGTGGTGCTGCTCGGTGCCACCCACGGCGACGGGCCCGGTCAGGTGGCCACCATCGCCCGCAAGATCGCGACCCTGCGCATCCTGCGCGACGAGAAGGCCGCCGTCGACGTGGGCGCCGGAGTGCTGCTGATCAGCCAGTTCACGCTCTACGCGGACACCGCCAAGGGCCGCCGCCCGTCCTGGAACCAGGCCGCGCCCGGCCCGGTGGCGCAGCCCCTGGTCGACGCCGTCGCCGAGGCGCTGCGCTGCGAGCACGGGCTCAAGGTGGCAACCGGTCGCTTCGGCGCGGACATGCAGGTCGAGCTGGTCAACGACGGCCCGGTGACGATCCTGCTCGAGGCCTGA
- a CDS encoding class I SAM-dependent methyltransferase, with translation MTPPRAPAVQGTITRGTTNPNRLRRVDRWLAGPAAARLRRARDPLVVDLGYGASPITAVELHRRLSVVRPDVDVVGIEIDPARVSVAKPLERPGLSFRVGGFELPLDGRRPVFVRAYNVLRQYAEPEVAPAWDLVRSRLAPGGLLVDGTCDEIGRRSAWVAVDAGHGPVSLSVSLRLGGLERPSDVAERLPKALIHRNVPGERVHAYLGALDAAWARHAPLSSFGARQRWLATVHTMKDAGWPVLDGPSRWRLGEITVGWDSVRPGS, from the coding sequence GTGACCCCGCCCCGAGCCCCTGCCGTCCAGGGCACGATCACCCGGGGCACGACCAACCCCAACCGGCTGCGCCGCGTCGACCGCTGGCTGGCCGGGCCGGCCGCCGCCCGGCTGCGGCGGGCCCGCGACCCGCTGGTGGTCGACCTCGGCTACGGGGCCAGCCCGATCACGGCGGTGGAGCTGCACCGGCGGCTGAGCGTGGTGCGGCCGGACGTGGACGTGGTCGGCATCGAGATCGACCCGGCCCGGGTGAGCGTGGCCAAGCCGCTCGAACGGCCGGGGCTGAGCTTCCGGGTGGGTGGGTTCGAGCTGCCGCTGGACGGGCGCCGTCCGGTGTTCGTGCGGGCCTACAACGTGCTGCGGCAGTACGCCGAGCCCGAGGTCGCACCGGCCTGGGACCTGGTGCGCTCGCGGCTGGCCCCCGGCGGCCTGCTGGTCGACGGCACCTGCGACGAGATCGGGCGGCGGTCGGCCTGGGTGGCGGTGGACGCCGGGCACGGGCCGGTCTCGCTGAGCGTCTCGTTGCGGCTGGGTGGGCTGGAGCGTCCGTCGGACGTGGCCGAGCGCCTGCCCAAGGCCCTGATCCACCGAAACGTGCCGGGTGAGCGGGTGCACGCGTACCTGGGCGCGCTCGACGCGGCCTGGGCGCGGCACGCGCCGCTGAGCTCGTTCGGGGCACGGCAGCGGTGGCTGGCGACGGTGCACACGATGAAGGACGCCGGATGGCCCGTTCTCGACGGGCCGTCCCGGTGGCGACTGGGCGAGATCACGGTCGGGTGGGACAGCGTGCGGCCCGGTTCCTGA
- the mshA gene encoding D-inositol-3-phosphate glycosyltransferase produces MGLRPDGTPGRVAMLSVHTSPLEQPGTGDAGGLNVYVVETAKRLAERGTEVEIFTRATSGDLPPVTEMLPGVLVRNVVAGPYDGLSKDDLPGQLCAFSAGVLRTEARRTAGWYDLIHSHYWLSGQVGWLAAERWNVPLLHTMHTMAKVKNLSLAADDKPEPAGRVIGEEQVVAAADGLIANTDLEARDLISLYGADPDLVSVIPPGVDLSTFGPHANGGRSGARQRLGLAAKTDVILFVGRIQPLKAPDVLLKAVAELVVRNPQRRENLLVAVLGGPSGSGLERPEELQKLAVELGIGDLVQFHPPADRAVLADWYRAADLLAMPSHSESFGLVAVEAQACGTPVVAARVGGLASAVRDGRTGLLITGHEPAHWASALDDLLGAPLVRERMGRAAVRHANGFGWDHTVDATLATYAAACAAHRRPKWVVAAG; encoded by the coding sequence ATGGGGCTGAGGCCGGACGGAACCCCCGGACGGGTCGCGATGCTCTCCGTGCACACCTCCCCGCTGGAGCAGCCGGGCACGGGTGACGCGGGCGGGCTCAACGTGTACGTGGTGGAGACGGCCAAGCGGCTGGCCGAGCGCGGCACCGAGGTGGAGATCTTCACCCGGGCCACCTCGGGCGACCTGCCGCCCGTCACCGAGATGCTGCCCGGGGTGCTGGTGCGCAACGTGGTGGCGGGCCCCTACGACGGGCTCTCCAAGGACGACCTGCCCGGCCAGCTGTGTGCCTTCAGTGCGGGCGTGCTGCGCACCGAGGCCCGCCGCACCGCCGGCTGGTACGACCTGATCCACTCGCACTACTGGCTCTCGGGGCAGGTCGGCTGGCTGGCCGCCGAGCGCTGGAACGTGCCGCTGCTGCACACCATGCACACCATGGCCAAGGTGAAGAACCTGTCGCTGGCGGCGGACGACAAGCCGGAACCGGCCGGCCGGGTGATCGGCGAGGAGCAGGTGGTGGCGGCGGCCGACGGGCTGATCGCGAACACCGACCTCGAGGCCCGCGACCTGATCAGCCTCTACGGCGCCGATCCGGACCTGGTCTCGGTGATCCCGCCGGGTGTCGACCTGAGCACCTTCGGCCCGCACGCGAACGGCGGCCGGAGCGGCGCCCGTCAGCGTCTGGGCCTGGCCGCGAAGACCGACGTGATCCTCTTCGTCGGCCGCATCCAGCCGCTGAAGGCCCCCGACGTGCTGCTGAAGGCCGTTGCCGAGCTGGTCGTCCGCAACCCGCAGCGCCGCGAGAACCTCCTCGTCGCGGTGCTCGGCGGGCCCAGCGGCTCCGGGCTGGAACGTCCCGAGGAGCTGCAGAAGCTGGCCGTCGAGCTGGGCATCGGCGACCTGGTGCAGTTCCACCCGCCGGCCGACCGGGCTGTTCTGGCCGACTGGTACCGCGCCGCCGACCTGCTCGCGATGCCTTCCCACAGCGAGTCGTTCGGCCTGGTCGCGGTCGAGGCACAGGCCTGCGGCACCCCGGTGGTGGCGGCCCGGGTGGGCGGTCTGGCCTCCGCGGTGCGTGACGGTCGCACCGGCCTGCTGATCACCGGCCACGAGCCGGCGCACTGGGCGAGCGCCCTCGACGACCTGCTGGGCGCCCCGCTCGTGCGCGAGCGCATGGGCCGGGCGGCCGTGCGCCACGCGAACGGCTTCGGCTGGGACCACACGGTCGACGCCACCCTCGCGACCTACGCGGCCGCGTGCGCCGCCCACCGGCGTCCCAAATGGGTGGTGGCAGCCGGATGA
- a CDS encoding YbjN domain-containing protein, giving the protein MSEPTGDAVDALRRWADEAGLELVTGTRRGEFVVELPGEAKLKTGVSLLVTDRALSVSAFVMRRPDENHEAFYRWMLQRNVRLPGIAFALDQLGDVYLTGRIPLPGVTPDTIDDLLGALLTASDGSFNDLLALGFLTSMRREWAWRTDRGESTRNLEAFRHLLDDQRAE; this is encoded by the coding sequence ATGAGCGAGCCGACGGGGGACGCGGTGGACGCCCTGCGCCGATGGGCGGACGAGGCGGGCCTCGAGTTGGTGACCGGGACCCGCAGGGGCGAGTTCGTGGTCGAGCTGCCGGGCGAGGCGAAGCTGAAGACCGGGGTGTCGTTGCTCGTGACCGACCGCGCCCTCAGCGTGTCGGCGTTCGTGATGCGGCGTCCCGACGAGAACCACGAGGCGTTCTACCGCTGGATGCTGCAGCGCAACGTGCGGCTGCCCGGGATCGCGTTCGCGCTCGACCAGCTGGGTGACGTCTACCTGACCGGCCGCATCCCGCTGCCCGGGGTGACCCCCGACACGATCGACGACCTGCTCGGTGCGCTGCTGACCGCGTCCGACGGCTCGTTCAACGACCTGCTGGCCCTCGGTTTCCTCACCTCGATGCGCCGGGAATGGGCCTGGCGCACCGATCGTGGTGAATCGACCCGCAACCTCGAGGCCTTTCGTCACCTGCTCGACGACCAACGGGCCGAGTGA
- a CDS encoding phosphoglyceromutase, with product MAYTLVLLRHGESEWNAKNLFTGWVDVPLSAKGREEAAAGGKLLTDAGILPDVVHTSLLRRAITTAFLALDAADRHWIPVKRNWRLNERHYGALQGKDKKQTLAEFGEEQFMLWRRSYATPPPPIAADDEFSQADDPRYADLGDDLPSTECLKDVVARFLPYWEGEVIPDLKAGKTVLLAAHGNSLRALVKHLDGISDDDIAGLNIPTGIPLVYELDENFKPVVKGGKYLDPDAAAAAVAAVANQGR from the coding sequence ATGGCGTACACCCTCGTGCTGCTCCGTCACGGCGAGAGCGAATGGAACGCGAAGAACCTGTTCACCGGCTGGGTCGACGTGCCCCTGTCGGCCAAGGGCCGCGAGGAGGCCGCTGCGGGCGGCAAGCTTCTGACCGACGCGGGGATCCTGCCCGACGTCGTGCACACGTCGCTGCTGCGCCGCGCGATCACCACGGCCTTCCTGGCGCTCGACGCCGCGGACCGGCACTGGATCCCGGTCAAGCGCAACTGGCGTCTCAACGAGCGTCACTACGGCGCTCTGCAGGGCAAGGACAAGAAGCAGACGCTGGCCGAGTTCGGTGAGGAGCAGTTCATGCTCTGGCGCCGGTCCTACGCCACGCCGCCGCCGCCGATCGCCGCGGACGACGAGTTCTCCCAGGCGGACGACCCCCGCTACGCGGACCTCGGCGACGACCTGCCCTCCACCGAGTGCCTGAAAGACGTGGTGGCCCGCTTCCTCCCGTACTGGGAGGGCGAGGTGATCCCCGACCTGAAGGCCGGCAAGACGGTTCTGCTCGCGGCGCACGGCAACTCGCTGCGCGCGCTGGTCAAGCACCTCGACGGCATCTCCGACGACGACATCGCCGGGCTCAACATCCCGACCGGCATCCCGCTGGTCTACGAGCTCGACGAGAACTTCAAGCCCGTCGTCAAGGGTGGCAAGTACCTCGACCCCGACGCGGCCGCGGCTGCTGTCGCGGCGGTGGCCAACCAGGGCCGCTGA
- the phoU gene encoding phosphate signaling complex protein PhoU encodes MSGGIREQFETDLQSIDDQLVEMTRLVGSAMARATTALLDADLPLAESVIGADEQVDALHHDLEERALVLIARQAPVATDLRTLIAALRMSADLERMGDLARHVAKLARLRYPNSAVPAELRADIVEMGHIAERLVIKTGSIIASRDIKSAEELEADDDAMDRIHRDLFGKLLAPDWAHGVETAVDITLLSRYYERYGDHAVGVCRRVVFLVTGDHSAAHGEPAEQV; translated from the coding sequence GTGAGCGGCGGGATCCGCGAGCAGTTCGAGACCGACCTGCAGTCGATCGACGACCAGCTGGTCGAGATGACCCGCCTGGTGGGTTCGGCGATGGCGCGGGCCACCACCGCCCTGCTCGACGCCGACCTCCCCCTCGCGGAGAGCGTGATCGGCGCCGACGAGCAGGTCGACGCGCTGCACCACGACCTCGAAGAGCGGGCCCTGGTGCTGATCGCCCGGCAGGCTCCGGTGGCCACCGACCTGCGCACCCTGATCGCCGCCCTGCGCATGAGCGCCGACCTCGAGCGCATGGGCGACCTGGCCCGGCACGTGGCCAAGCTGGCCCGGCTGCGCTACCCGAACTCCGCGGTGCCGGCCGAACTGCGCGCCGACATCGTCGAGATGGGTCACATCGCCGAGCGACTGGTGATCAAGACCGGCTCGATCATCGCCAGCCGCGACATCAAGTCGGCCGAGGAGCTCGAGGCCGACGACGACGCGATGGACCGCATCCACCGCGACCTGTTCGGCAAGCTGCTGGCCCCCGACTGGGCCCACGGCGTCGAGACGGCCGTCGACATCACCCTGCTGAGCCGCTACTACGAGCGCTACGGCGACCACGCCGTGGGCGTCTGCCGCCGGGTGGTCTTCCTGGTCACCGGCGACCACTCCGCGGCCCACGGTGAGCCGGCCGAGCAGGTCTGA
- a CDS encoding sensor histidine kinase has protein sequence MVSTPLAFAIATGIGLVVGLVLGVLSVAGRGRREEQQAVTPLPTGPLPEGAADVLNVLASASVVLGTDGRLIKSSPAAHAFGLVRGRELVHAELREMAAEAGTLGLVRERELELPRGPLGRGRLVVYARVAPLRPDLVLVLVEDRTEAKRVEEVRRDFVANVSHELKTPIGALSLLAEAVADAADDADAVRHFSGQMSRESTRLTKLVQEIIDLSRLQVADALHPPVPVGIDDAISDAVDRCSMASRNKNIEVVVGGDHGAVVYGDHNLLVTAIRNLVDNAISYSPENTRVGVGVRRVGGICEIVVSDQGIGISGADQDRIFERFYRVDPARSRVTGGTGLGLSIVKHVAANHGGEVMLWSRPGQGSTFTLRLPESVQPASHPVVDADHSTTETWEPQAPAPETAPLPPATPGAAGTAERGLPQDAGSALKGATP, from the coding sequence ATGGTGAGCACGCCCCTGGCCTTTGCCATCGCCACCGGGATCGGCCTGGTCGTCGGGCTGGTCCTGGGCGTCCTGAGCGTTGCCGGGCGGGGCAGACGCGAGGAGCAGCAGGCGGTGACCCCGCTGCCCACCGGCCCGCTGCCCGAGGGTGCGGCCGACGTCCTCAACGTTCTCGCCTCCGCCTCGGTGGTGCTCGGCACCGACGGCCGCCTGATCAAGTCCAGCCCCGCGGCCCACGCGTTCGGTCTGGTGCGTGGCCGCGAGCTGGTGCACGCCGAGCTGCGCGAGATGGCCGCCGAGGCGGGCACCCTCGGCCTGGTGCGCGAGCGCGAGCTGGAGCTGCCCCGCGGCCCGCTCGGCCGTGGCCGCCTGGTGGTCTACGCCCGCGTCGCCCCGCTGCGGCCCGACCTGGTGCTGGTGCTGGTCGAAGACCGCACCGAGGCCAAGCGGGTCGAAGAGGTGCGGCGTGACTTCGTGGCCAACGTCAGCCACGAGCTCAAGACCCCGATCGGCGCTCTCAGCCTGCTGGCCGAGGCGGTGGCCGACGCCGCCGACGACGCCGACGCGGTGCGGCACTTCTCCGGTCAGATGTCCCGGGAGTCGACCCGCCTGACCAAGCTGGTGCAGGAGATCATCGACCTGTCCCGGCTCCAGGTGGCCGACGCCCTGCACCCGCCTGTGCCGGTCGGCATCGACGACGCGATCTCCGACGCGGTCGACCGCTGCTCGATGGCCTCGCGCAACAAGAACATCGAGGTGGTCGTCGGGGGCGACCACGGCGCGGTCGTCTACGGCGACCACAACCTCCTGGTCACGGCCATCCGCAACCTCGTCGACAACGCGATCTCCTACTCCCCGGAGAACACCCGGGTCGGGGTCGGGGTGCGCCGCGTCGGCGGGATCTGCGAGATCGTGGTCAGCGACCAGGGCATCGGGATCTCGGGCGCCGACCAGGACCGGATCTTCGAGCGCTTCTACCGGGTCGATCCGGCCCGCTCCCGGGTCACCGGGGGCACCGGCCTGGGGCTGAGCATCGTGAAGCACGTGGCGGCGAACCACGGCGGCGAGGTCATGCTGTGGAGCCGGCCCGGTCAGGGCTCGACCTTCACGCTGCGGCTGCCGGAGAGCGTGCAGCCCGCCTCGCACCCGGTGGTGGACGCCGATCACTCCACCACCGAGACCTGGGAGCCGCAGGCTCCCGCACCCGAGACCGCACCACTCCCGCCGGCCACCCCTGGTGCCGCCGGGACCGCTGAGAGAGGACTCCCGCAGGACGCGGGGTCCGCGCTGAAAGGAGCAACCCCGTGA
- a CDS encoding response regulator transcription factor, whose product MTRILVVEDEESISDPLSYLLRREGYEVAVAGDGPAALDEFDRNGADLVLLDLMLPDLPGTEVCRQLRVRSKVPVIMLTAKDSEIDKVVGLELGADDYVTKPYSSRELVARIRAVLRRGTEPDAVEGATVEAGPVRMDVERHVVTVNGDAVPMPLKEFELLELLLRNAGRVLTRMQLIDRVWGSDYVGDTKTLDVHVKRLRGKLEPDPASPRYLVTVRGLGYKFEA is encoded by the coding sequence GTGACCCGCATCCTGGTGGTGGAGGACGAGGAGTCGATCAGCGACCCGCTGTCCTACCTCCTGCGCCGAGAGGGCTACGAGGTCGCAGTGGCCGGCGACGGTCCGGCCGCCCTGGACGAGTTCGACCGCAATGGCGCCGACCTGGTCCTGCTCGACCTGATGCTCCCCGACCTGCCCGGCACCGAGGTCTGCCGCCAGCTGCGCGTGCGCAGCAAGGTGCCGGTGATCATGCTGACCGCCAAGGACAGCGAGATCGACAAGGTGGTCGGGCTCGAGCTCGGCGCCGACGACTACGTGACCAAGCCCTACTCGTCCCGTGAGCTCGTCGCCCGGATCCGGGCCGTGCTGCGCCGCGGCACCGAGCCGGACGCGGTCGAGGGCGCCACGGTCGAGGCCGGCCCGGTCCGGATGGACGTGGAGCGGCACGTGGTGACGGTCAACGGCGACGCCGTGCCGATGCCGCTGAAGGAGTTCGAGCTGCTCGAGCTGCTGCTGCGCAACGCCGGCCGGGTGCTGACCCGGATGCAGCTGATCGACCGGGTCTGGGGTTCCGACTACGTCGGCGACACCAAGACCCTCGACGTCCACGTGAAGCGCCTGCGCGGCAAGCTGGAGCCCGACCCGGCCAGCCCCCGCTACCTGGTCACCGTGCGCGGCCTGGGCTACAAGTTCGAGGCCTGA
- a CDS encoding CarD family transcriptional regulator yields the protein MAFTVGETVVYPHHGAALIEEIKTRTIKGEERQYLVLKVAQGDLTIEVPAMNVDLVGVRDVVGQEGLDKVFEVLRAPYAEEPTNWSRRYKANLEKLASGDVVRVAEVVRDLWRRDQDRGLSAGEKRMLAKARQILVSELALAEHTNEDKAEALLNEVLAS from the coding sequence ATGGCTTTCACGGTCGGCGAGACTGTCGTTTACCCCCATCACGGGGCGGCACTCATCGAGGAGATCAAGACCCGCACTATTAAAGGCGAGGAGCGTCAGTACCTCGTCCTGAAGGTTGCACAGGGAGATCTGACCATCGAGGTGCCGGCGATGAATGTCGACCTCGTCGGTGTTCGCGATGTCGTGGGCCAGGAGGGCCTCGACAAGGTGTTCGAGGTGCTGCGCGCCCCCTACGCCGAGGAGCCCACCAACTGGTCCCGCCGGTACAAGGCCAACCTGGAGAAGCTCGCCTCCGGTGACGTCGTCCGGGTCGCCGAGGTCGTGCGTGACCTCTGGCGCCGTGACCAGGATCGTGGCCTTTCCGCAGGTGAGAAGCGCATGCTGGCCAAGGCGCGGCAGATCCTGGTCTCCGAGCTGGCGCTGGCCGAGCACACCAACGAAGACAAGGCCGAGGCCCTGCTCAACGAGGTCCTGGCTTCCTGA
- a CDS encoding 2-C-methyl-D-erythritol 4-phosphate cytidylyltransferase produces MESTAFVAVIRTDEVPAHERSGLSGAGALAVLTLPELAACAEPDDRVVVLADPGQSARMGAVIRAVEGLHGVVVASVRPVTDTLKRVNEDGALTGTADREHHRFVTLPVATRLGLLRDAVRREPGARTTGEILAAVVAGGATVVASAG; encoded by the coding sequence GTGGAGTCCACGGCATTTGTCGCGGTGATCCGGACGGACGAGGTGCCCGCTCACGAGCGGTCCGGGCTGAGCGGGGCGGGGGCGCTCGCCGTGCTCACCCTGCCTGAGCTGGCAGCCTGTGCCGAGCCCGACGACCGGGTGGTGGTGCTCGCCGATCCGGGGCAGAGCGCGCGGATGGGGGCCGTGATCCGCGCGGTGGAGGGGCTGCACGGTGTGGTCGTCGCCAGTGTGCGGCCGGTCACCGACACCCTCAAGCGGGTGAACGAGGACGGCGCCCTGACCGGCACGGCCGACCGCGAGCACCACCGGTTCGTGACACTTCCGGTCGCCACCCGGCTCGGTCTGCTGCGCGACGCGGTGCGGCGCGAGCCCGGGGCCCGCACGACGGGGGAGATCCTGGCCGCGGTCGTGGCCGGCGGGGCGACGGTGGTGGCGAGCGCGGGTTGA
- a CDS encoding IspD/TarI family cytidylyltransferase, whose product MTVPAPPSDGQTCRPGAAAFVVLAGGSGTRVGTGQNKVYLPLGGRPVVSWSLSWADAVPEVGRVVLVIRPQDESVAREAVEAAGIRLPVEIIHGGVTRHGSEQNALDHLSWPICAGSLQVVAIHDGARPLAGPQLLQTVIQTAAAHGGAVPTLPESEAWAVDEAGRLTPPPAGEFLHRVQTPQAFRATPLLEAYAQALRDGTEGTDTSAALEGRAGVTVVAVPGSPQNLKVTFAEDMSRAEALLST is encoded by the coding sequence GTGACTGTTCCGGCTCCCCCTTCCGACGGGCAGACCTGCCGACCCGGCGCTGCGGCCTTCGTGGTCCTGGCCGGTGGCAGCGGCACCCGGGTGGGTACCGGGCAGAACAAGGTCTACCTGCCGCTCGGTGGCCGTCCGGTGGTGTCCTGGTCGCTGTCCTGGGCCGACGCCGTGCCCGAGGTCGGCCGCGTGGTGCTGGTGATCCGCCCGCAGGACGAGTCCGTCGCCCGGGAGGCGGTGGAGGCCGCGGGGATCCGGCTGCCGGTCGAGATCATCCACGGCGGCGTGACCCGGCACGGGTCGGAGCAGAACGCGCTCGACCACCTGTCCTGGCCGATCTGCGCCGGTTCGCTGCAGGTGGTGGCGATCCACGACGGCGCCCGTCCGCTGGCCGGCCCGCAGCTGCTGCAGACCGTGATCCAGACCGCGGCGGCCCACGGTGGCGCCGTGCCCACCCTGCCCGAGAGCGAGGCCTGGGCGGTGGACGAGGCGGGCCGGCTGACCCCACCGCCGGCCGGGGAGTTCCTGCACCGGGTGCAGACGCCCCAGGCGTTCCGGGCCACCCCGCTGCTCGAGGCCTACGCCCAGGCGCTGCGCGACGGCACCGAGGGCACCGACACCTCGGCCGCGCTGGAGGGCCGCGCGGGCGTCACCGTCGTCGCGGTGCCGGGCAGCCCGCAGAACCTGAAGGTGACGTTCGCCGAAGACATGTCGCGCGCCGAGGCCCTGCTCAGCACCTGA